In Candidatus Omnitrophota bacterium, a single genomic region encodes these proteins:
- a CDS encoding DEAD/DEAH box helicase, with protein MIYDRFQEEAINYINQGYSVIVSAPTGAGKTAIAEHVISESIKLNTGVIYTAPIKALSNQKFRDFYDNFSEKIGILTGDVSINPDAPVLIMTTEILRNKILEEPLSLKKYSWVIFDEIHYIDNPERGTVWEESLIFMPEHLNLLGLSATIPNIKFFAQWIETIRKKPTKMVIEEKRPVPLHFFFQSNNEILDNINKIRRTKNPRPNKFNALINYVKQKDGLPGIYFVFGRRRAEELAFELSGYNFLSSQEKEKIIALFNLLCEKFSLTHEKSAQAIFTLVQKGIAYHHAGMLPTLKEVIERLFTSRLLKIIFTTETFALGINMPSRSVMFDDLRKYYGRFFRNLKTRDFYQMAGRAGRRGIDKEGFVYCRVNPNRISPEDTKRIIYGRPEEVRSQLNNSYATILNLYERYKDEVHRVYPLSFHYFQSKSHDQREALRLIDAKIKLLKDMGYIYDGHLTEKGKFAKSVYGYELVLSELFEEQVLEQLDEFGLGIIAAGVVFEPRKNQHILTLSKNTKRIRHICEDIFEKIKEKERRYRIYPVSKQPFFHLSACMEAWLRGTNFNKTLQMTDTDEGEVIRYFRMSVQVLREIATCPISHVLKEKIHETIRVINRDIVDAEKQLREG; from the coding sequence ATGATATATGACCGGTTTCAAGAAGAAGCTATAAATTACATAAATCAGGGCTATTCTGTAATAGTCTCGGCTCCAACAGGCGCAGGCAAAACAGCAATAGCAGAGCATGTAATAAGCGAGTCCATAAAATTAAATACCGGCGTAATTTATACCGCACCGATAAAAGCGCTCTCTAACCAGAAATTCCGCGATTTCTACGATAACTTTTCAGAAAAAATAGGGATACTTACCGGCGATGTATCCATTAACCCGGATGCCCCTGTGCTTATAATGACCACGGAGATCCTGCGCAATAAGATACTTGAGGAGCCGCTAAGCCTGAAAAAATATTCCTGGGTGATCTTTGATGAGATACACTACATTGATAACCCTGAACGCGGCACAGTCTGGGAAGAATCGTTGATTTTTATGCCCGAACATTTAAATCTCCTGGGCCTATCAGCCACTATACCAAATATAAAATTCTTTGCCCAATGGATAGAAACAATACGCAAAAAACCGACCAAGATGGTCATTGAGGAAAAACGCCCCGTCCCCCTGCATTTTTTCTTCCAATCGAATAATGAGATACTGGACAACATCAATAAGATCAGGAGGACGAAGAATCCGCGCCCAAACAAATTTAATGCTTTGATAAATTACGTAAAGCAAAAAGACGGCCTGCCCGGAATTTATTTTGTATTCGGCAGGCGCAGGGCCGAAGAGCTTGCCTTTGAATTATCAGGGTACAATTTCCTGAGCTCGCAGGAGAAAGAAAAAATCATTGCTCTTTTTAATTTGCTCTGTGAAAAATTCAGCCTGACACACGAAAAATCCGCCCAGGCAATATTTACCCTTGTACAAAAAGGTATCGCCTACCATCATGCTGGCATGCTGCCAACCTTAAAAGAAGTGATTGAAAGGCTTTTTACCAGCAGGCTTTTAAAAATAATATTTACCACCGAGACCTTTGCCCTGGGGATAAATATGCCCAGCCGCAGCGTTATGTTCGACGACCTGCGCAAATACTACGGCAGGTTCTTCAGGAACTTAAAAACCAGGGATTTTTACCAGATGGCGGGCCGCGCAGGAAGAAGAGGAATAGATAAAGAGGGTTTTGTCTACTGCCGCGTAAATCCTAACAGGATATCACCCGAAGATACGAAGCGCATCATTTACGGCAGGCCTGAAGAAGTAAGGAGCCAGCTGAATAATTCCTACGCTACCATATTAAACCTTTACGAAAGATATAAAGACGAAGTCCACAGGGTATACCCGCTTTCATTCCATTATTTTCAATCCAAAAGCCATGACCAAAGAGAGGCGTTAAGGCTGATAGACGCAAAGATAAAATTGCTTAAGGATATGGGCTATATCTACGACGGCCATCTCACGGAAAAAGGGAAATTTGCTAAGTCTGTATACGGGTATGAATTGGTGCTTTCTGAATTATTTGAGGAGCAGGTCCTTGAGCAACTGGATGAATTTGGCTTAGGGATCATTGCCGCGGGAGTTGTATTTGAGCCGAGGAAAAACCAGCATATCCTTACTTTATCAAAAAACACTAAAAGGATAAGGCATATATGCGAAGATATCTTTGAGAAGATAAAAGAAAAAGAACGCCGTTATAGAATCTATCCCGTAAGCAAACAGCCATTCTTTCACTTAAGCGCCTGCATGGAAGCCTGGTTAAGAGGAACTAACTTTAACAAAACCCTCCAGATGACCGATACCGACGAAGGAGAAGTTATACGCTATTTCAGGATGAGCGTACAGGTGTTGAGAGAAATAGCCACCTGCCCTATTTCACATGTCTTAAAAGAAAAAATCCATGAAACAATACGCGTGATCAACCGTGATATTGTGGATGCGGAAAAACAACTGCGGGAAGGTTAA
- a CDS encoding DUF3786 domain-containing protein has product MSYEVALNKAWLDIANLNVTKNLSVKFLGDEYSVDTENRVILSLACNVKTKDYRTILILHYLKKKISGLPLLSGNWKNFREIALIEGYHDTFRNRVLKPLIRKYGRNPEGISDSIKRFKARMVNKADVAFEVEVFEGVPVLIELWRQDEEFEAEANLLFDASITDIFCIEDIVVLAETVAAAL; this is encoded by the coding sequence ATGAGTTATGAGGTGGCGCTGAATAAGGCATGGCTAGATATTGCTAACCTTAATGTTACCAAGAATTTATCGGTAAAATTTCTTGGTGATGAGTATTCGGTTGATACAGAAAACAGGGTAATCCTGTCTTTGGCTTGTAACGTAAAAACGAAAGACTATAGGACAATACTTATCCTGCATTATTTGAAGAAAAAAATATCAGGTTTGCCTTTATTAAGCGGTAACTGGAAGAATTTCAGAGAGATAGCCTTGATCGAAGGCTATCACGATACATTCAGGAACAGGGTGCTTAAGCCGTTAATAAGGAAATACGGCAGGAACCCGGAAGGAATTTCTGATTCGATTAAGCGCTTCAAAGCCAGAATGGTTAATAAGGCAGATGTGGCTTTTGAGGTTGAGGTTTTTGAGGGTGTTCCTGTCTTGATAGAGTTATGGCGCCAGGACGAAGAGTTTGAGGCAGAGGCAAATCTCCTTTTTGACGCGAGTATTACCGATATTTTCTGCATAGAAGACATTGTGGTATTGGCTGAGACAGTAGCAGCAGCACTTTAG
- the purE gene encoding 5-(carboxyamino)imidazole ribonucleotide mutase, with amino-acid sequence MAKISIIMGSQSDLETVQETVNILKEFKASFEIKVLSAHRTPRELAAYVESAQKRGVKVFIAAAGGAAALAGVIAAHTILPVIGIPIETSSLKGMDSLLSTVQMPAGVPVASMAIGKAGARNAGLFALEIVALEDKNTRARLVAYKKEMRDKIRNIKIKV; translated from the coding sequence ATGGCTAAAATCAGTATTATAATGGGAAGCCAGTCAGATTTAGAGACTGTTCAGGAAACAGTAAATATTTTAAAGGAATTCAAGGCCTCTTTTGAGATAAAAGTATTGTCAGCCCATAGGACCCCGCGTGAACTTGCTGCTTACGTAGAGAGCGCGCAAAAAAGAGGAGTAAAAGTTTTTATCGCTGCTGCAGGAGGGGCTGCGGCCCTGGCAGGTGTGATCGCTGCCCATACGATTTTACCGGTGATAGGCATACCCATAGAGACAAGCAGTCTAAAAGGCATGGATTCTTTGCTTTCTACCGTGCAGATGCCTGCGGGGGTGCCGGTTGCATCAATGGCTATAGGAAAGGCAGGTGCGCGTAATGCCGGCTTGTTTGCTTTGGAAATCGTTGCTTTGGAGGATAAGAATACCAGGGCAAGATTAGTTGCATATAAGAAGGAAATGAGGGATAAGATAAGGAACATAAAGATTAAGGTATGA
- a CDS encoding cytidine deaminase, translating to MKKTKRLIHYRPTWDEYFMEVASLVSKRATCLRRRVGAVLVKGKRILATGYNGAPSGLSHCLDVGCLREKLGIPSGQRHELCRGLHAEQNVLVQAALYGISTQNSTLYVTNQPCIICAKMLINAGIKEIVISDGYPDEMAQDFLKKAKVKVRKVKPVHSS from the coding sequence ATGAAGAAAACAAAAAGACTTATCCATTACAGGCCGACATGGGACGAATATTTTATGGAAGTCGCAAGCCTTGTCTCCAAGAGGGCGACTTGTTTAAGGAGGCGGGTTGGGGCAGTCCTGGTAAAAGGCAAGAGGATACTGGCTACCGGTTATAACGGCGCTCCTTCAGGCCTGAGTCATTGTCTGGATGTGGGTTGCTTGAGAGAAAAACTCGGCATACCCTCGGGCCAGCGCCATGAACTATGCCGCGGCCTGCATGCCGAACAGAACGTATTGGTCCAGGCAGCACTATATGGGATTAGCACTCAAAACAGCACCCTTTATGTGACCAATCAGCCTTGTATTATCTGCGCTAAAATGCTGATTAATGCCGGCATCAAAGAAATAGTTATCAGTGATGGTTATCCTGATGAGATGGCACAGGACTTCTTAAAGAAGGCCAAGGTGAAGGTAAGGAAGGTAAAGCCGGTTCATAGTTCATAG
- a CDS encoding DUF192 domain-containing protein: protein MFFSGIIFFSACMISSLGCAKNTHKKVCIKNACISAEIADTEGKRTRGLMFRKGLGGDAGMLFVYEKNVRPSFWMKNMRFPLDIIWIDKDHRIVDVVSDVQPCTDDCALLVSDREVQFILEVESGFVRRHNIKLGELVEF, encoded by the coding sequence TTGTTTTTCAGCGGCATAATTTTCTTTTCAGCCTGTATGATTTCAAGTCTTGGCTGTGCTAAAAACACGCACAAGAAAGTCTGTATAAAGAATGCCTGTATATCGGCTGAAATTGCGGATACAGAAGGCAAAAGAACCAGGGGTTTAATGTTCCGGAAGGGTTTAGGCGGGGATGCAGGCATGCTCTTTGTTTATGAAAAAAATGTGCGTCCGTCATTTTGGATGAAAAACATGCGTTTTCCGTTAGATATAATCTGGATAGATAAGGACCATAGGATAGTTGATGTTGTTTCTGATGTTCAGCCCTGCACCGATGATTGCGCATTACTGGTTTCGGATAGAGAGGTGCAATTCATACTTGAGGTAGAGTCGGGATTTGTAAGAAGGCATAATATAAAGCTGGGAGAACTTGTTGAGTTTTAA
- a CDS encoding FAD-dependent oxidoreductase — MVLLKGRLIQRIQRTPSVVSFRVKPDTGIEFIPGQFLRVVFDESNIENKDMNKYLSFSSSPLRPYIEFTKRITDSAFSKKLFGLKINDQINFSGPFGQCVLKEDYKKIAFLTGGIGITPVVSMIDYICEKKMSIDTVLFYSNRTEDEIAFKPELDSFQNKNHNIKIFYTITDCFPKDNKCLYGFINKNMIYQKLTDFRERKIFVFGPGGMVTAMKNLCLEMGCDSRNLKTETFIGY, encoded by the coding sequence ATGGTATTGCTAAAGGGCAGGCTTATACAGCGTATCCAAAGGACCCCGTCAGTAGTATCCTTCAGGGTAAAGCCGGATACAGGCATAGAGTTTATCCCGGGCCAGTTTTTACGGGTTGTCTTTGACGAGTCAAACATTGAGAATAAAGATATGAATAAATATTTGTCTTTTTCTTCATCCCCATTAAGGCCGTATATTGAATTCACAAAAAGGATAACAGATAGTGCTTTCTCAAAAAAACTTTTTGGCCTTAAGATTAACGATCAGATAAATTTTAGCGGCCCTTTCGGCCAGTGTGTCCTTAAGGAGGATTACAAAAAAATTGCTTTTTTAACCGGCGGGATAGGCATAACTCCGGTAGTATCTATGATCGATTATATATGCGAGAAGAAGATGAGTATTGATACGGTGCTTTTTTATTCTAACCGTACCGAGGATGAGATCGCTTTTAAGCCGGAGCTTGATTCTTTCCAGAATAAAAATCATAATATCAAGATATTTTACACTATAACCGATTGCTTCCCGAAAGATAATAAATGCTTATACGGCTTTATCAATAAAAATATGATCTATCAGAAGCTTACGGATTTCAGGGAAAGGAAGATATTTGTTTTTGGCCCGGGCGGCATGGTCACGGCGATGAAAAACCTTTGCCTGGAGATGGGTTGCGACAGCCGGAATTTAAAGACCGAAACTTTCATAGGTTATTAA
- the rpiB gene encoding ribose 5-phosphate isomerase B — MLKEKIIIGSDHAGFLLKEKIKSFLLRKGFQVNDVGAFSEERCDYPVFALAVAKAVSCGKYKRGILICKSGIGNSIVANRLRGVRAALCHNTLAAKLSRRHNDSNILVMGSAFVKPELAKRMVGAWLKTEFMKGRHLKRLKLINNIGKECLC; from the coding sequence ATGCTTAAAGAAAAAATAATAATAGGCTCTGACCACGCCGGGTTCCTGCTTAAAGAAAAAATAAAATCTTTTTTGCTGAGGAAAGGTTTTCAGGTAAATGACGTAGGTGCATTTTCAGAGGAGCGGTGCGATTACCCTGTTTTTGCACTTGCCGTAGCAAAAGCGGTATCTTGCGGGAAATACAAAAGAGGCATACTTATATGTAAATCCGGCATAGGCAATTCCATTGTGGCAAACAGATTGAGGGGCGTAAGGGCAGCCCTTTGCCATAATACGTTAGCCGCAAAATTGTCCCGCCGGCATAATGACAGCAATATCCTGGTAATGGGCTCAGCTTTCGTTAAGCCTGAGCTTGCTAAAAGAATGGTAGGCGCCTGGCTTAAAACAGAATTTATGAAAGGGCGTCATTTAAAGAGGTTAAAACTTATCAATAATATAGGGAAAGAATGTTTATGTTAA
- a CDS encoding bifunctional nuclease family protein: MVEMELNKIVIDEKRHDQLIVLKEKAGTRVLPIVIGLNEASAIKLKISGFNPPRPLTHDLLHSTIQNLHATIERIIIDKLEENTFHAKLVIKAESGETKTIDCRPSDSIALAVRAHAPIFVEDEIINKSEIFNKDNQ, from the coding sequence ATGGTTGAGATGGAACTGAACAAGATTGTAATTGATGAAAAGCGGCATGACCAGCTTATTGTCCTGAAAGAGAAAGCAGGCACCAGAGTCCTGCCCATAGTTATAGGGCTTAATGAAGCCTCTGCCATAAAACTTAAGATAAGCGGTTTTAATCCTCCCAGGCCGTTAACTCATGACCTGCTGCATTCTACTATCCAGAACCTTCATGCAACCATCGAGAGGATAATAATAGATAAGCTGGAAGAAAACACTTTCCACGCTAAATTAGTCATTAAGGCTGAGTCCGGAGAGACTAAGACTATCGATTGCCGCCCGTCAGACAGTATCGCCCTTGCTGTAAGAGCCCATGCTCCGATTTTCGTCGAAGACGAAATAATCAATAAATCGGAGATCTTTAACAAAGACAATCAGTAA
- a CDS encoding serine hydroxymethyltransferase, with protein MLKGRSLKNTDPEIYDAIFKEENRQKDNLELIASENFTSCAVLEAQGSVLTNKYAEGYPGRRWYGGCQHVDEAERLAIERAKKLFSCEHVNVQAHSGTQANMAVYFAALKFGDTVLAMDLSAGGHLSHGHPHNFSGMFYNVIGYGVSRQTESLDYDNILSLAKKHKPRMILAGASAYPRLIDFVKFRSICDEVGAYLFVDMAHIAGLVAAGIHPSPVPYADFVTSTTHKTLRGPRGGFVMCRKEFSKKMDMEIFPGIQGGPLMHVIAAKAVAFKEASTAAFKSYQKHVVDNSRELALALQKNGFRIVSGGTDTHLLLVDLSNKGVTGKDASYILEEAGITVNKNLIPFDTKGAAVTSGIRIGTPAVTTRGMKKPQMRKIAQFIYEAIESKGDKIVLNRIKKEVISLTKKFPLYSK; from the coding sequence ATGTTAAAAGGAAGATCATTAAAAAATACCGACCCAGAGATATATGATGCAATATTTAAGGAAGAGAATAGGCAGAAGGACAACCTTGAGCTGATCGCCTCGGAGAATTTTACCTCTTGCGCTGTTTTAGAGGCGCAGGGTTCTGTTCTGACGAATAAGTATGCCGAAGGATACCCGGGGCGCAGGTGGTACGGCGGCTGCCAGCATGTTGACGAGGCTGAAAGGCTGGCGATAGAAAGGGCAAAGAAATTATTTTCCTGCGAGCATGTAAATGTGCAGGCCCATTCAGGGACCCAGGCTAATATGGCAGTTTATTTTGCCGCCTTGAAGTTCGGCGATACTGTATTAGCCATGGATTTGTCCGCCGGCGGGCATTTAAGTCACGGGCATCCGCATAACTTTTCAGGCATGTTTTATAACGTAATAGGCTATGGCGTAAGCAGGCAGACAGAATCGCTCGATTACGATAACATATTATCTTTAGCCAAAAAGCATAAACCGCGCATGATACTTGCCGGCGCATCTGCTTATCCGCGGCTAATAGATTTTGTAAAGTTCCGTTCTATCTGTGATGAAGTCGGTGCGTATCTTTTTGTGGATATGGCCCATATTGCCGGGCTTGTAGCCGCAGGGATACATCCATCGCCTGTGCCGTATGCGGATTTCGTTACCTCTACCACCCATAAAACGCTTAGGGGCCCTAGGGGAGGATTTGTAATGTGCCGTAAAGAATTTTCCAAGAAAATGGATATGGAGATATTCCCCGGGATACAGGGAGGGCCGCTGATGCATGTTATCGCTGCAAAGGCTGTAGCCTTTAAGGAAGCCTCAACTGCCGCATTTAAATCTTACCAGAAACATGTAGTTGATAATTCAAGGGAGTTGGCGCTGGCTCTGCAAAAAAACGGGTTTCGTATCGTATCCGGAGGCACAGATACACACTTGTTATTAGTTGATCTTAGCAATAAAGGGGTAACCGGCAAAGATGCTTCTTACATATTAGAGGAAGCCGGTATCACCGTTAATAAGAACCTGATACCTTTTGATACTAAGGGTGCGGCTGTGACCAGCGGCATAAGGATAGGTACGCCGGCAGTGACTACCCGCGGCATGAAAAAACCGCAGATGCGAAAAATCGCACAGTTTATCTACGAAGCCATAGAATCAAAAGGCGATAAGATTGTATTGAATAGAATCAAGAAAGAAGTCATTTCTTTAACCAAAAAGTTCCCGCTGTATTCTAAATAG
- a CDS encoding HD domain-containing protein: MPNPFLHKEDALLFRKVLRESQKRKIDVFLVGGYIRDLFLKRKKANPDIDFCLKNGSINFASGLAKDMKAALVILDKEHGICRIVKKLAKRVYTLDFSDFRAGSIEEDLLQRDLTINSIALNLKDLFSSGSLADMLIDPSGGLGDLRKKKIRVLDPASLDDDPLRILRVFSFACILGFNIEKDTISMVRLKKAKLNFSSPERIRDELFKILESNNTFAFFTELDKLRILSKVFPEIELMRGVSQGPYHHLDVLKHSFETLRQFEALAGKITSRQVKEYLFQNFSSQRSRYALLKLASFLHDLGKPEAKRRKGNRIKFYGHERIGRDMAEAIARRIRLSNEETDILKRIIFWHLRPGYLADQQVVTARAIFRYFRDTQNEAASVLLLSMADQRSTRGRLTSEESRRRHEEVCRKLLREFFNRQKQEKPVRILNGDDLISVFKLEPSPLFADILSHIEELQAIGKIKTRQQAIDEVKKFLRR; the protein is encoded by the coding sequence ATGCCGAACCCATTTTTACATAAAGAAGATGCCTTACTATTCAGGAAGGTACTCCGGGAATCGCAAAAGCGTAAAATTGATGTTTTCCTGGTAGGAGGCTATATCAGGGACCTGTTCCTTAAACGTAAAAAAGCGAACCCGGATATAGATTTTTGTCTTAAAAACGGTTCTATAAATTTTGCCAGCGGATTGGCAAAGGATATGAAAGCAGCTTTAGTCATCCTGGACAAAGAACATGGTATATGCAGGATCGTAAAGAAACTGGCTAAGAGGGTATATACTTTAGATTTTTCTGATTTTCGCGCAGGCTCAATAGAAGAAGACCTCCTTCAGCGCGACCTTACTATAAACAGTATCGCACTAAACCTGAAGGATCTGTTTTCTTCCGGTTCTTTAGCCGATATGTTGATAGACCCAAGCGGTGGGTTGGGTGATTTAAGAAAGAAAAAGATCCGCGTCTTAGACCCCGCCTCTCTTGACGACGACCCCTTAAGGATATTAAGGGTATTCAGTTTTGCATGCATCCTCGGTTTTAACATAGAGAAAGATACTATCAGCATGGTCAGGCTCAAGAAAGCAAAGCTTAACTTTTCTTCCCCTGAGCGCATAAGAGATGAGTTATTTAAAATACTGGAAAGTAATAATACGTTTGCATTTTTCACTGAATTGGATAAATTAAGGATTCTTTCTAAGGTTTTCCCTGAAATTGAGTTGATGCGTGGGGTAAGCCAGGGTCCTTACCATCATTTGGATGTGTTAAAACACAGTTTTGAGACTCTGCGCCAGTTTGAAGCGCTGGCCGGTAAGATTACCAGCAGGCAGGTAAAAGAATATTTATTTCAGAATTTTAGTTCACAGAGGTCAAGATACGCCTTATTGAAACTCGCATCATTTCTCCATGACCTGGGCAAGCCTGAGGCAAAACGCAGGAAAGGCAATAGAATAAAGTTTTACGGCCATGAGCGTATCGGCAGGGATATGGCTGAAGCAATAGCCAGAAGAATAAGGCTTTCTAATGAGGAAACGGACATTTTAAAACGCATAATATTCTGGCATTTAAGGCCTGGATACCTGGCTGACCAGCAGGTTGTCACTGCGCGTGCGATTTTCCGTTATTTTAGGGATACCCAGAACGAAGCAGCATCGGTATTATTGTTATCCATGGCTGACCAGAGGTCTACCCGTGGCAGGCTTACTTCGGAAGAGTCGCGCAGGAGGCACGAAGAAGTATGCCGCAAGCTGTTGAGAGAATTTTTTAACAGGCAAAAGCAGGAAAAGCCGGTAAGAATCTTAAACGGCGATGACCTGATAAGCGTTTTTAAGCTTGAGCCCTCTCCGCTTTTTGCAGATATCTTATCTCATATTGAAGAGCTCCAGGCAATCGGCAAAATAAAAACCAGGCAGCAGGCAATTGATGAGGTAAAAAAATTTTTGAGGAGATAA
- a CDS encoding threonylcarbamoyl-AMP synthase → MSIKTKIARLDLNRPDDNILKEAANVILRGGLVIIPTETVYGIAANMSDKKALSRLAQIKKRPEEKHFSLLINHKESVNDFGSNISTKAYKIIDKLWPGPLTVVLNSRDGRTVGMRMPDHDVALRIVTLAGIPLACPSANISGAPSPVDFNQAIKDMDGHVDYAIDAGPTRFQRDSTVVDLTGEDVRILREGVISKDVIDRIANKKTVLFICTGNSCRSVMAEGLLKLKLKEKKRDDVEVISAGIMMLSGFGASEETIHLLKSRGIDVSRHFSQQVTKAIIRKSDIILVMEKIHEEKILQMVPEARNRLFLLKEFAKINDSNLDIPDPIGKGMEFYESTLAVINEAVEKIAEVI, encoded by the coding sequence ATGAGTATTAAGACAAAAATAGCCAGACTCGACCTGAACAGGCCGGATGATAATATATTAAAAGAAGCCGCTAATGTGATATTGCGCGGGGGCCTGGTAATAATACCTACCGAGACAGTCTATGGCATAGCCGCGAATATGTCTGATAAAAAGGCCTTATCCAGGCTGGCCCAGATAAAGAAACGCCCCGAAGAAAAACATTTTTCATTGCTGATAAACCATAAGGAAAGCGTCAACGATTTTGGCAGTAATATATCCACTAAAGCATACAAGATCATAGACAAGTTGTGGCCGGGGCCCTTGACTGTGGTGTTAAATTCAAGGGATGGCAGGACAGTAGGCATGCGTATGCCCGACCATGATGTCGCTTTAAGGATAGTAACCCTTGCCGGGATACCTTTGGCTTGCCCATCAGCCAACATTTCCGGCGCTCCTTCTCCCGTTGATTTCAATCAGGCAATAAAAGATATGGATGGGCATGTAGATTATGCCATAGATGCCGGGCCTACCAGGTTTCAGAGGGATTCTACCGTAGTTGACTTGACCGGTGAGGACGTACGGATATTAAGAGAGGGAGTAATCAGTAAGGACGTTATCGATAGAATAGCAAATAAGAAGACCGTATTATTTATATGCACGGGAAATTCATGCCGTTCGGTTATGGCTGAAGGATTATTAAAGCTTAAGCTGAAGGAAAAGAAGAGGGATGATGTTGAGGTGATTTCAGCCGGTATTATGATGCTCTCAGGTTTCGGGGCATCAGAAGAGACTATCCACCTGCTTAAGAGCCGGGGAATTGACGTCTCCAGGCATTTTTCCCAGCAGGTGACAAAAGCGATAATAAGGAAGTCGGATATAATCCTGGTCATGGAAAAGATCCATGAAGAAAAAATATTGCAGATGGTCCCGGAGGCAAGAAATAGGCTTTTCTTATTGAAAGAATTTGCTAAAATAAATGATAGTAACCTGGATATCCCTGACCCGATAGGAAAGGGAATGGAGTTTTACGAATCAACACTTGCGGTAATCAACGAAGCGGTAGAAAAGATAGCCGAGGTAATCTGA
- a CDS encoding NUDIX domain-containing protein, protein MAQEALKHIRQENTSLRQIIFCAYNDEDYSVFNKGVSGYLDYVVNNLGQGPYITVDAIIEIDDSIVIIQRSNPPFGWALPGGFVDYGESLEDAVIREAKEETNMEITQLKQFRTYSDPDRDPRFHTIGTVFIAKAKGNPRAGDDAKGLKVIPLKDIKKFDFAFDHGRIIEDYIKARRAK, encoded by the coding sequence ATGGCCCAGGAAGCGCTTAAGCATATCAGGCAGGAGAATACCTCGCTGCGCCAGATAATTTTCTGCGCTTATAATGATGAGGACTATTCAGTATTTAATAAAGGCGTATCCGGCTACCTTGATTATGTTGTTAATAATTTAGGGCAGGGGCCATATATAACTGTTGACGCGATAATAGAAATAGATGATTCTATCGTAATTATCCAGAGGAGCAACCCGCCGTTCGGCTGGGCGCTTCCCGGAGGTTTCGTTGATTATGGAGAGAGCCTTGAAGACGCGGTTATCAGGGAAGCAAAAGAAGAGACGAATATGGAGATTACCCAGCTGAAACAATTCAGGACTTATTCAGACCCTGACAGAGATCCGCGTTTTCATACCATAGGGACTGTTTTTATCGCTAAGGCTAAAGGAAACCCGCGCGCCGGTGATGATGCAAAGGGGCTCAAAGTCATTCCTTTAAAAGATATAAAAAAGTTTGATTTTGCTTTTGACCACGGCAGGATAATCGAGGATTATATAAAAGCAAGGAGAGCAAAATAA
- the nrdR gene encoding transcriptional repressor NrdR, producing MRCPNCGFKEDKVVDSRATLEESSIRRRRECLKCGKRFTTYEYVEEVSLMVIKKDDRREPFDRKKILNGVLKACEKRPISIEKMEDIVTEVERSIQKKFDREVPSARIGEFVIERLKKLDDVAYVRFASVYRQFKDVGQFMQELQDMLGTGKNKKKLSQRKR from the coding sequence ATGCGTTGTCCAAATTGCGGTTTTAAGGAAGATAAGGTTGTAGATTCACGGGCGACTTTAGAAGAATCTTCGATAAGGCGCAGGAGGGAATGCCTAAAATGCGGCAAGCGCTTTACAACTTATGAATACGTAGAAGAAGTCTCCCTGATGGTGATAAAAAAGGATGACAGGCGCGAGCCGTTTGACAGAAAAAAAATACTCAATGGTGTCTTGAAGGCCTGCGAAAAAAGGCCGATCAGTATCGAGAAGATGGAAGATATAGTTACCGAGGTGGAGCGCTCGATACAGAAAAAATTTGACCGCGAGGTCCCTTCAGCCAGAATTGGAGAATTTGTAATTGAAAGGCTCAAAAAACTGGATGATGTAGCTTATGTAAGATTTGCTTCCGTATACAGGCAGTTTAAGGACGTGGGGCAATTCATGCAGGAGTTACAGGATATGCTGGGGACAGGCAAGAATAAAAAGAAATTATCGCAAAGGAAACGTTAA